A part of Streptomyces sp. NBC_01497 genomic DNA contains:
- a CDS encoding carbohydrate ABC transporter permease — MTTVTTTRPASRPVPVREVADRPPRSDRRAGLLLSTPFLIVYLVFLVGPLLMGIVLSFFNTTTVKDGLGAWVGVSNYTKVVKDSLFWDALWHSVLFTLITTPLLVLLALLAAVLASRIRRGRVFYRLAFFAPYVVPSSVVALIFLWMYTPQVGLLPKLFGAVGLAPPDFLGSTSGGWTAVILMTLWWTFGFNFVLYTAAIQDVPPDVYEAAAIDGASPWQQIRLITVPLLRPTTSLVLILQILASLKVFDQIYLLLGGGPNQSTRPVIEYIYDTGFTSYRGGYGAAATMVYFVLIVAVSAAWYALRRRGVTRAATRTVPTTATLATTPAAPRAGA; from the coding sequence ATGACGACCGTCACCACCACGCGACCGGCTTCCCGCCCGGTGCCCGTACGGGAGGTTGCCGACCGGCCGCCGCGTTCCGACCGGCGGGCCGGGCTGCTGCTGAGCACCCCCTTCCTCATCGTCTACCTGGTGTTCCTGGTCGGCCCGCTGCTGATGGGCATCGTGCTGAGCTTCTTCAACACCACCACCGTCAAGGACGGTCTGGGCGCCTGGGTCGGTGTGTCGAACTACACCAAGGTGGTCAAGGACTCCCTCTTCTGGGACGCCCTGTGGCACTCCGTGCTGTTCACCCTGATCACCACCCCGCTGCTGGTGCTCCTCGCGCTGCTGGCCGCCGTCCTGGCGTCGCGGATCAGGCGCGGACGGGTCTTCTACCGGCTGGCGTTCTTCGCGCCGTACGTGGTGCCCTCGTCCGTCGTCGCGCTGATCTTCCTGTGGATGTACACGCCCCAAGTGGGCCTGCTGCCAAAGCTGTTCGGAGCGGTCGGGCTGGCCCCGCCGGACTTCCTCGGCAGCACGTCCGGTGGCTGGACCGCGGTGATCCTGATGACACTGTGGTGGACGTTCGGCTTCAACTTCGTCCTTTACACCGCCGCGATCCAGGACGTCCCACCGGACGTGTACGAGGCCGCGGCCATCGACGGGGCGAGCCCCTGGCAGCAGATCCGCCTCATCACGGTGCCGCTGCTGCGCCCCACCACCAGTCTGGTGCTCATCCTGCAGATCCTCGCCTCGCTCAAGGTCTTCGACCAGATCTACCTGTTGCTCGGCGGCGGCCCGAACCAGTCCACCCGGCCCGTCATCGAGTACATCTACGACACCGGCTTCACCTCCTACCGGGGCGGCTACGGGGCCGCGGCCACGATGGTCTACTTCGTCCTCATCGTCGCCGTCTCGGCGGCCTGGTACGCGCTGCGCCGCCGTGGCGTGACCCGCGCGGCCACCCGTACCGTCCCGACCACCGCCACCCTTGCCACCACCCCTGCCGCGCCCCGCGCCGGTGCCTGA
- a CDS encoding extracellular solute-binding protein: MGGAMTRRRLLALGGGLALTGGLSACSSPLASGLTGSQPDAADVIFWNLFTGGDGANMVLMEDAFRTSHPGVSLEATILGWGNPYYTKLALATASGTPPDVGISHLSRLPLLAAAGLLEPVDEVGVTDLGITADRFTPAAWKKATVDGTVYAVPLDTHPFVLFYNVDLARKAGLLDASGDGLKPMARSTDFIDALKAMKDAGASYGAAMSITADPSTAWRYFSMIYSGLAGPVVTDSGTATDIDAPAMEETFAFMQSLTGPGLMPKELNGSGANVLFSTGKAGFLFDGEWQIPSYRLVKGLHFNVVPFPALLGPKPVAYADSHALVVPRNPGRSAARTALAARFIRSVLDHSATWAHGGHVPAWLPIQRSKGFLDQSPQRNYVQAAFNAQYDPVAWYTGAGSDFQNTVGATIIEVLAGRLGPAGAVAAMRADLGRYTTARPPVTMK; this comes from the coding sequence ATGGGCGGAGCGATGACGCGCCGACGGCTCCTGGCACTCGGTGGCGGCCTGGCCCTGACCGGTGGGCTGTCGGCGTGTTCGTCCCCGTTGGCCTCCGGTCTGACGGGTTCCCAGCCGGACGCCGCGGACGTCATCTTCTGGAACCTGTTCACCGGCGGTGACGGCGCCAACATGGTGCTGATGGAGGACGCGTTCCGGACGTCACATCCGGGCGTGTCCCTCGAAGCGACCATTCTGGGCTGGGGAAACCCGTACTACACCAAGCTGGCCCTGGCCACCGCCAGCGGTACGCCACCCGACGTGGGCATCTCGCATCTCTCGCGGCTGCCCCTGCTGGCGGCCGCCGGCCTGCTGGAACCGGTCGACGAGGTGGGTGTCACGGACCTCGGCATCACCGCGGACCGGTTCACACCGGCGGCCTGGAAGAAGGCCACCGTGGACGGGACGGTGTACGCGGTGCCACTGGACACCCACCCGTTCGTGCTGTTCTACAACGTGGACCTGGCGCGCAAGGCAGGTCTCCTCGACGCCTCCGGCGACGGCCTGAAACCGATGGCGAGGAGCACCGACTTCATCGACGCGCTCAAGGCGATGAAGGACGCCGGCGCCTCCTACGGCGCGGCGATGTCCATCACCGCCGATCCGTCCACGGCCTGGCGCTACTTCAGCATGATCTACTCCGGCCTCGCCGGCCCGGTCGTCACCGATTCCGGCACCGCGACCGACATCGACGCCCCCGCGATGGAGGAGACGTTCGCCTTCATGCAGAGCCTCACCGGCCCCGGCCTGATGCCGAAGGAGCTCAACGGCTCCGGCGCCAACGTCCTGTTCAGCACCGGCAAGGCGGGCTTCCTGTTCGACGGGGAATGGCAGATCCCCTCGTACCGGCTCGTCAAGGGGCTCCACTTCAACGTGGTGCCCTTCCCCGCGCTGCTCGGCCCCAAGCCGGTGGCCTACGCGGACTCGCACGCGCTGGTCGTTCCGCGCAACCCGGGGCGCTCGGCGGCGCGCACCGCGCTCGCGGCACGCTTCATCAGGAGCGTCCTCGACCACAGCGCCACCTGGGCGCACGGCGGCCATGTGCCGGCCTGGCTGCCGATCCAGCGCAGCAAGGGGTTCCTCGACCAGTCGCCGCAACGCAACTACGTACAGGCCGCCTTCAACGCCCAGTACGACCCGGTGGCCTGGTACACGGGTGCCGGTTCGGACTTCCAGAACACCGTGGGCGCGACGATCATCGAGGTCCTCGCGGGGCGGCTCGGCCCGGCCGGTGCCGTCGCCGCGATGCGTGCGGACCTCGGGCGCTACACCACGGCCCGACCGCCGGTCACGATGAAGTGA
- a CDS encoding LacI family DNA-binding transcriptional regulator: MRDVAEHAGVSVRTVSNVVSGYTHVRPETRARVQRSLDELGYKMDFLARGLRSGRTGFVALAVPFLAEPYFAELAQAVIRAAARRGITVLVESTEGDRETERRILAGGLTNVADGVLFSALTVPAADVAATAPDFPLVMLGEHDVGDRFPRVGIDNVAAARTAVEHLVEQGCRRIVALGRNGSENGRQRAEGYRQALSAAGVRRVNWLVVPVEDWNRAQGYEAVRNLLDGDGPLPDAIFAFNDALAVGALRALDASGVRVPDEIAVAAIDDVPESAYTHPPLTSIAPDLEAIAERALSLLDEQGQRMGAGSAGGSGGSGARQEATPFRLVVRESSLRRG; the protein is encoded by the coding sequence ATGCGGGATGTTGCCGAGCACGCCGGCGTGTCGGTGCGGACGGTGTCCAACGTGGTCAGCGGCTACACCCACGTCCGGCCGGAGACGCGCGCCCGCGTGCAGCGCTCGCTCGACGAGCTGGGCTACAAGATGGACTTCCTCGCCCGCGGCCTGCGCTCGGGCCGTACCGGCTTCGTCGCCCTCGCGGTGCCCTTCCTCGCCGAGCCCTACTTCGCCGAACTGGCCCAGGCCGTCATCCGGGCGGCGGCCCGGCGCGGCATCACGGTGCTGGTCGAGTCGACGGAGGGCGACCGCGAGACGGAACGGCGCATCCTGGCGGGCGGCCTGACCAATGTGGCCGACGGCGTGCTCTTCAGTGCCCTCACGGTGCCGGCGGCCGACGTCGCGGCGACGGCTCCGGACTTTCCGCTGGTCATGCTCGGCGAACACGATGTCGGCGACCGTTTCCCGCGTGTGGGGATCGACAATGTGGCCGCGGCCCGCACCGCCGTGGAGCACCTGGTCGAGCAGGGGTGCCGGCGGATCGTGGCGCTCGGCCGCAACGGCAGCGAGAACGGACGCCAGCGTGCCGAGGGCTACCGGCAGGCACTGTCCGCCGCCGGCGTGCGGCGGGTCAACTGGCTGGTCGTCCCGGTGGAGGACTGGAACCGGGCACAGGGCTACGAGGCCGTGAGGAACCTGCTGGACGGCGACGGTCCGCTGCCCGACGCGATCTTCGCCTTCAACGACGCACTCGCCGTCGGCGCGCTGCGTGCGCTGGACGCCTCGGGGGTGCGGGTACCCGACGAGATCGCGGTGGCCGCCATCGACGACGTACCGGAATCCGCCTACACCCACCCGCCGTTGACCTCGATCGCGCCCGACCTGGAGGCGATCGCCGAACGCGCGCTGAGCCTGCTGGACGAGCAGGGACAGCGCATGGGTGCCGGGAGCGCAGGCGGGTCGGGCGGGTCGGGCGCACGGCAGGAGGCGACGCCCTTCCGGCTGGTCGTGCGCGAGTCCTCACTGCGACGGGGGTAG
- a CDS encoding glycoside hydrolase family 2 protein, whose product MRASEQEGSYPRPMLCRERWSSLDGVWEFGYDDGDTGEGAAWFSESAPGGFDREITVPFPPESPASGIGDTAPHAVVWYRRRIPHATLAGAAGDRTLIHFGAVDHRARVWLDGRLVTEHIGGQSPFSADVTDAMRPDAAEHVLVVRAEDDPGDLAVPRGKQDWRERPHAVWYERTTGIWQSVWTESVPAQHITDLAWITDPKHGVVAEVTLARPVHRPLTVDIELRLGERLLARTSTVTTGRRTRIDIVVPALANGIDREALWWRPESPVLVDARVTVREPSAPASVDVPDAANTVDAVDSANTVDTVDSYLGLRSAGVGRGAFLLNDRPYYVRSVLNQGYRPDTLLAARGTAELRREVEMIKAMGFNAVRVHQKAEDPRFLYWADRLGLLVWGETGAAYAYGTEAVELLTREWLDLVRRDRSHPSIVTWVPINESWGLSDIAHDPAQRNYSRALAGLTRALDSTRPVVSNEGWEHTDSDILGVHDYSGDATVLAERYGDATGFAAVLAGPGPQGRVISLDERQDARFAAGDAPLMITEFGGLSLAGEKDEFFYTQTTSDTQYAALLGELFGALRTSPLVAGFCYTQFMDTAQETNGLLFHDGTPKLPLDSIRRIVTGIETGEAPEAG is encoded by the coding sequence GTGAGGGCGAGTGAGCAGGAGGGTTCGTACCCGAGGCCGATGCTCTGCCGTGAACGGTGGAGCAGCCTGGACGGCGTCTGGGAGTTCGGGTACGACGACGGCGACACCGGCGAGGGCGCCGCGTGGTTCTCCGAGTCGGCGCCCGGCGGGTTCGACCGGGAGATCACGGTCCCCTTCCCGCCGGAGTCACCCGCCTCCGGCATCGGTGACACCGCGCCGCACGCGGTCGTCTGGTACCGCCGCCGCATACCGCACGCGACGCTGGCCGGTGCCGCGGGTGATCGGACACTGATCCACTTCGGGGCGGTCGACCACCGCGCGCGGGTCTGGCTGGACGGTCGGCTCGTGACCGAACACATCGGCGGACAGAGCCCGTTCAGCGCCGATGTCACGGACGCGATGCGCCCGGACGCGGCCGAGCACGTGCTCGTGGTGCGCGCCGAGGACGACCCGGGCGACCTCGCCGTACCGCGCGGGAAGCAGGACTGGCGGGAGCGCCCGCACGCCGTCTGGTACGAACGGACGACCGGCATCTGGCAGAGCGTCTGGACCGAGTCCGTCCCGGCCCAGCACATCACCGACCTTGCGTGGATCACCGACCCGAAGCACGGTGTCGTCGCCGAGGTGACGCTCGCCCGGCCGGTGCACCGGCCCCTCACCGTGGACATCGAACTCCGTCTCGGCGAGCGCCTCCTGGCCCGGACGTCCACCGTGACCACCGGCCGGCGCACCCGGATCGACATCGTGGTCCCCGCCCTGGCCAACGGGATCGACCGGGAGGCGCTGTGGTGGCGCCCCGAGTCGCCGGTCCTCGTGGACGCGCGGGTGACCGTACGCGAACCCTCGGCACCCGCGTCAGTGGATGTGCCGGACGCCGCAAACACCGTGGACGCCGTGGACAGCGCAAACACCGTGGACACCGTGGACAGCTATCTGGGCCTGCGCTCCGCAGGCGTCGGGCGCGGAGCGTTCCTCCTCAACGACCGCCCCTACTACGTCCGTTCGGTACTCAACCAGGGCTACCGGCCGGACACACTGCTGGCCGCCCGCGGCACGGCGGAACTGCGCCGTGAAGTCGAAATGATCAAGGCGATGGGCTTCAACGCGGTCCGCGTCCACCAGAAGGCCGAGGACCCGAGGTTCCTGTACTGGGCGGACCGGCTGGGCCTGCTGGTCTGGGGCGAGACGGGCGCGGCGTACGCGTACGGCACCGAGGCCGTCGAACTGCTGACCCGCGAGTGGCTGGACCTGGTACGGCGCGACCGCAGCCACCCGTCGATCGTCACGTGGGTGCCGATCAACGAGAGCTGGGGCCTCTCCGACATCGCGCACGACCCCGCCCAGCGGAACTACTCCAGGGCGCTGGCGGGCCTGACCAGGGCCCTCGATTCGACACGGCCAGTGGTCTCCAACGAGGGCTGGGAACACACCGACAGTGACATCCTCGGTGTGCACGACTACAGCGGGGACGCGACCGTGCTGGCGGAGCGCTACGGGGACGCCACCGGCTTCGCCGCGGTCCTGGCCGGGCCCGGCCCCCAGGGACGGGTCATCTCCCTCGACGAGCGGCAGGACGCGCGGTTCGCGGCGGGCGACGCACCCCTGATGATCACCGAGTTCGGCGGTCTCTCCCTGGCGGGCGAGAAGGACGAGTTCTTCTACACCCAGACCACTTCCGACACGCAGTACGCGGCCCTGCTCGGTGAGCTGTTCGGGGCGCTGCGGACGAGCCCGCTGGTCGCGGGCTTCTGCTACACGCAGTTCATGGACACCGCGCAGGAGACCAACGGCCTGCTCTTCCACGACGGCACGCCCAAACTCCCGCTCGACTCGATCCGCCGCATCGTCACGGGCATCGAGACGGGCGAGGCCCCCGAGGCCGGCTGA
- a CDS encoding DUF779 domain-containing protein, translating to MDQQTAPARETPLVEVTPTAADLIRRLRDAHGPLMFHQSGGCCDGSAPMCFLQGEFRTGASDVLLESLRVEGVSEAVPFWMSAGQYEAWRHTRLIVDVVPGRGSGFSLEAPEGVRFLIRSRVIGT from the coding sequence ATGGATCAGCAGACAGCGCCGGCGCGCGAGACTCCGCTCGTGGAGGTGACGCCGACGGCCGCGGATCTCATCCGGCGGCTGCGCGACGCCCACGGGCCGTTGATGTTCCATCAGTCGGGCGGCTGCTGCGACGGCAGCGCACCGATGTGTTTTCTCCAGGGGGAGTTCCGTACGGGTGCTTCCGACGTGCTGCTCGAATCGCTGCGGGTCGAGGGCGTTTCGGAGGCCGTGCCCTTCTGGATGTCCGCGGGCCAGTACGAGGCGTGGCGTCACACGCGGTTGATCGTCGACGTGGTCCCGGGCCGCGGCAGCGGCTTCTCGCTGGAGGCCCCCGAGGGAGTGCGGTTCCTCATCAGGTCGCGTGTGATCGGGACGTAG
- a CDS encoding EF-hand domain-containing protein, giving the protein MRSEAIDRVRLIFDLFDANGNGVLESDDFDLMADHVVAAVPDAEEDAKAAMVAAFGTYWTTLLRELDANRDGRISFEEFKDCVLAPERFHDALEDFATSLANLGDLAGDGYVTRPVFVALMTAIGFRLPNIHALFDAFDPTEDDRILAATWLTGIQEYYAPDKAGIPGDRLLGVPVTG; this is encoded by the coding sequence ATGCGCAGCGAAGCGATCGACCGCGTCAGACTGATCTTCGATCTGTTCGACGCCAATGGCAACGGCGTCCTCGAATCCGACGACTTCGACCTCATGGCCGACCATGTCGTCGCGGCCGTACCGGATGCCGAGGAGGACGCGAAGGCCGCCATGGTGGCGGCCTTCGGCACGTACTGGACAACCCTGCTGCGCGAGTTGGACGCGAACCGTGACGGCCGGATCAGTTTCGAGGAGTTCAAGGACTGCGTCCTTGCTCCGGAGCGGTTCCACGACGCCCTGGAGGACTTCGCGACCTCCCTCGCGAACCTCGGCGACCTCGCGGGCGACGGGTACGTCACCCGCCCGGTGTTCGTGGCGCTGATGACCGCGATCGGTTTCCGGCTGCCCAACATCCACGCGCTGTTCGACGCGTTCGACCCCACGGAGGACGACCGGATCCTGGCCGCGACCTGGCTCACCGGGATCCAGGAGTACTACGCACCCGACAAGGCCGGCATTCCCGGCGACCGGCTGCTCGGGGTGCCCGTGACGGGCTGA
- a CDS encoding acyl-CoA dehydrogenase family protein, with product MTSTETPVPGTPDLLYSQTEDDLRAAVRDLLADRADPAAALAAAESGNPYDAGLWDLLAGGIGAAGLLVPEKLGGQGASHREAAVVLEELGRAVTPAPFLTSSVLATQTLLGCDTDLPDVAGLVTALATGRRVAVLALPLTTAPYGRLAAPAATVTSVADAARADVLLTLREDGLYAVETADPAVTIRPLTPLDLTRPLAAVTVPASAGLRLADGPTGRTAVRRGLLSGAGLLASEQLGVAEWCLEETVRHTRERHQFNRPVGSFQALKHRMAQLWVEIVSARAAARNAADALATGSPEAELAVAVAGAYCGRVAVHAAEECVQLHGGIGMTWEHPAHLALKRAKADEAAFGTAGRHKEALAGLVDLPAPSGT from the coding sequence ATGACCAGCACGGAGACCCCCGTCCCCGGCACCCCCGACCTGCTGTACTCGCAGACCGAGGACGATCTGCGCGCGGCCGTGCGGGACCTGCTCGCCGACCGCGCGGACCCGGCCGCCGCGCTCGCCGCGGCCGAGTCCGGCAACCCCTACGACGCGGGGCTCTGGGACCTGCTCGCCGGCGGGATCGGTGCCGCCGGTCTGCTCGTACCGGAGAAGCTGGGCGGGCAGGGGGCGAGTCACCGGGAGGCCGCCGTCGTACTGGAGGAACTGGGCCGGGCCGTCACACCCGCGCCGTTCCTCACCAGCTCCGTCCTCGCGACGCAGACCCTGCTCGGCTGCGACACCGACCTGCCCGACGTCGCGGGACTCGTCACCGCGCTCGCCACCGGCAGGCGCGTCGCCGTCCTCGCCCTGCCGCTCACCACCGCGCCGTACGGCCGGCTCGCCGCCCCGGCCGCGACGGTGACGAGCGTCGCGGACGCCGCGCGTGCCGATGTCCTGCTCACGCTGCGGGAGGACGGGCTGTACGCGGTCGAGACCGCCGACCCGGCCGTCACGATCCGTCCGCTCACGCCGCTCGACCTGACACGGCCCCTCGCGGCCGTGACGGTCCCCGCTTCGGCGGGGCTGCGCCTCGCGGACGGGCCCACGGGCCGCACGGCGGTACGCCGCGGCCTGCTGAGCGGCGCCGGACTCCTCGCCTCCGAGCAGCTGGGCGTGGCCGAATGGTGCCTGGAGGAGACCGTCCGGCACACCAGGGAGCGCCACCAGTTCAACCGGCCGGTCGGCTCCTTCCAGGCGCTCAAGCACCGGATGGCCCAGCTGTGGGTGGAGATCGTCTCGGCCCGCGCCGCCGCACGCAACGCCGCCGACGCGCTCGCCACCGGCAGCCCCGAGGCGGAACTCGCGGTCGCCGTCGCGGGCGCCTACTGCGGCCGGGTCGCCGTGCACGCGGCCGAGGAGTGCGTCCAGTTGCACGGCGGCATCGGCATGACCTGGGAGCACCCCGCGCATCTGGCGCTCAAGCGCGCCAAGGCGGACGAGGCGGCCTTCGGTACCGCGGGGCGGCACAAGGAGGCGCTGGCCGGGCTCGTCGACCTGCCGGCTCCCTCCGGGACCTGA